The sequence below is a genomic window from Lentimicrobium saccharophilum.
ATTCTTTCAAGCATGGTATGATTCTTTCGGGATTTGCATATTTACAGGATTATTTGATCAGATTATAGCCCTCTTTTGCTGAGGCATCCCCCGGGCGGTTCATCAATGCCTTTCCGAACAAAACCTTGGCCTCCCTGAGTTTGCCCATCCGGTAATTGGTCCAGCCAAACATATGCAGGGCATCGTAGTCGAAAGGATAAAGATTTGCGATTTTTTCAAAGTATTTGTATGCTGTCTGATACTCCTGACGGCTGTAATATATCATCCCCATCCGGTAATTTACAGTGTAATGATTGGGATCAATCTTCAACACTTCATTGTAGCGGGTAATTACCTGGTTCCAGTTGCCCAGGGCTGCAGCCGGCAGTACAAATCCCAAGCGGGCCTCAACCGACATGGGCATTAGTTGTATGGATTTGTTGTAAAAGGCAATGGATTCGGTAAACCACCCGGCCTGATAGGTAAGCCACCCCAGCCTGAGGTTGATCTCGTATGAGGATTCATCATAAACTTTTTTCAGTGCTTCTATGGCTTTGCCATATTCCGCATTGTTTTCCAGGGCATAGCTGTTTTTGAAAACCTCTTCGAACTGAACCTTTTCCTGGGCTGAAACCCTTAAAGTCGCGAAAGCCATCAGCAGCATCAGGCTGATCATTGATTTTTTCAAGGCAGATTCCATGTTAATCCTCCTGTTATACTTAATGTTTGGTAATTGTAATAATAAATCTTTCCCGTTGCCGGTTCCGGGAAAAACAGCTCGGTTCCTTCACGGAGAAAAAGCTGGGCCCTGAGGCTGAATCTGAGATAATCGTTGTGGATATATATCAGCCGGGCAGCGAAGCGGTTTTTTGTCTTATCGAAAGCGTTGTAAAATACCTGCAGGTTGTTTTCAGCTGACCCGGTGAGGTTTCCCGCGGTAAATAAAGCTTCACCCCATAGCGCTGGCAGGATTTTTCCTCCCACCATCTGGCTGAAAATCAGACTTTGGGAATAATCGTTCTGATTCAGGGTAATGGTTGTGCTGCTATACAGGTTCAGGTTTCCGTAAGGTCTTACGATACATCCCAAAGAGGCCTGAGTAGTCCTCAGCTGATCCGCGTGCAGCGACCATAAACCGGCCGAAGCTTCCCAGACCGGCGAAAGGTAGCTGATCTCTCCCCCGTATGCAATATCATCATATTTTGTATTTCGGGGAGGTCCGATCATGCGGGCGACGATGCTGTCGTCACTCCGCAAAGGATTGGAATACCTGACGTCCGATAATCTGAAGGCGGGACTGATCCTGATTTTGCGTCCGATTATAAACGATGGCGCAAGGTATGCTTCCAGTTGCCGCACGGAGTAGTTCCCGCTCAATGAATCAAACCCCGTAATTTCAACTGTTCTTGTTTTATTGAAATTCATTGCTGACACGGCTGCATTGATCATCAGGCTTGAACCGGCCGGGATCAGCGCACCCGCCAGTGAATAGAAAGCGTTTTTGTTCAGATAGGCTTCAGTATAAAGCCCGTTTCCTTGTTGCCTGTGCTGATCAAACCGGCTGCTGTGGTCAGAAAAAGCCGGTCCTGCCTCCACATAGATCATTGGATTGAACAGGCGGTTGACTGCCTGGTTTGAATTGCCGGAAGGCAGGCTTTTCTGAAACCTCCTGGCCTTATCGGGCTGTCCGCTGTAGAGGTATGATTTAATAAGCAGCGAAATGGTAAGTTCATCAAAATTATTGAAATCCCTTGCTTTTTCCAGATGGCGTGCAGCCCGGGCATACCTTTGCAGTTCAAACGCCGCTATTCCTGTCCTCAGTCGGATGTAGAAGTAATCCCAGCCTTCCCCGATGGCCTGTTCGCCGGTGATAAGAAGACTGTCCCACTTTTGTTCGGTATATAACCTGTAGGTGAGTGCTTCGTAATCAATGGTAAACGGCTCCCTGGCGGATATTTCTCCGGTAAAAGTAAACAGTAGTAATATGAATGCCAGGAGTCGCAGGCGCATGGGCGTTTCAGTTATTTTTAAAGTGAACGGTTGTGTTTATTTTACCCGATCCGATGCTGACGGATTGCAGGCGGTTTTCTGCGATAATCAGGCTGAATCGATAGCCGGCAAGATTTAAACCGGCAACGGACAGTTTACAGGAAGAGCCGAGTTGAAAGCGGTTGCCGGCCAGATCTTCCTGCCTTTCGGTGATGGCCATTTTATATTCCGGTTTAATGAAAAGATAAAACGGGGCGACAATATCCTGAATTACCCTTGCCCATGAAATCCCGAACGAGGAAGGCGGGAAGGTATCGCGGGTGACCAGGTCCCTGTGATAAACCATAGGTACCTTGTAAGCCGAGAGATAGAAAAAGTAAAGCAGGCTGTCGCGGCTCCCTTCATAATGGGTGAAGAAGAACATAGACCCATCGGTGGTGAAATAAGCTTTCGCACCTGTGGAGGAATCTTCGATAAACTGGTTTTTGTAAAGGTCAGCATTCACTTTCCAGGTGCCGTCAGGGAAGGTTCCGTTATCACTGCTATACTCAATGTTCTGACCGGGGATGAAATGAAATGCCTTTACAAGGGCTGGTTCGGGGGCAAGGTTACTCACCTGCTCATTTTTTAACGGAATTTCATAGAGTTTGAGCTGGACAGGTTCCTGGTAACTGAGGTACTGTGAAACAGGGTAGTTAAGGGTCGCCGAGCCTATGTGCGGTGTTGACTGAAGTTGAAAATGCAGGTGGGGATAGGGTGATCTGCCGGAATTGCCACAGCTGGCGATCACCTGTCCCTGATGAACATAAGATCCCTGTTTTACCTTTATACTGCCTTTCTTCAGGTGACTGAGTTTGGAATAGAGCCGCTCCGAATGTCTGATTATAATGGTATTGCCCCAGTTGCGGCCAAGGTTGATTTCTCCGGGGGGATTGTCATCAATGCTGTCAACAATTTCTTCAACCCAGCCATTGGCCGGTGCTGTTACAGGTTTATCAAAACAATAATAATCGGAAACTTTAGCCCCTTCCCCTGAAAACTCTTTACCGGCTTCATCCGTAATCACAAAATCCCAGGCATGCCGCCACTCCTCCTGATGGGTGAATTCTCCGTTGTGGCCCTGGTTTACAGTCCAGACTCCGAAAAAGGGAAGGGAAACGGGCAGGTAGCTTTTGTTACGGAACCTTTCCCCGGAGTTTTGGCCGATGTATAAATTCAGTTCAGGAGAATAGTGCTGAACGGCAACAGGTTCCGGTTTCATTTGCATCTTTTCCCTGAACTTCATGGCATAGAGGAAAAGCAATACCATCAGGTTAAATGGCAATGAATACACCGGCAGTTGGATTATTCCGAGTAATTCCGCAAATCCTGCGGTAATCATTGAAATAATGGGTGTTACCAGGATAACCCACAAAAACGACCAGCCTGATGCGATCATAAAGAAACCGCCGATGGCAATGGCGGTAAGAATATGGTTGAAACCGATGAAACCATAGTTCAATTCATTCATGTTTGCCCCTATCAGCAGATAAAAGCCCCAGGCTGAAGCAAACCCGGTTACTGACAGCAGGAAGGCTATCCGGGAGTAAAAAAGCAAGCCTGCAGCAATCAATAAGCCTGCGAAGAGATGATATTGAAAGAAGATGGCTCCCAGGGATTTAAAGTAAGTTTTAATAAACAGTGGCCAGCTGACATCTCCGAACCATTCGTAAATCCTGACAACCAGCGGGCCGCCCCTTTCATAAATGGTGCTCAGGGTATAAATGCCCGATTCCCCGGGGATCATGGTAGAATAATTCCGGGCGGCAAGTGTCGCTATCCAGATTGCTATAAGGAAGGGGAGTGTAAGGTAGGGCAGTGCATATTTACTTAACAATCCCTCGAAAGCCAGGGTAATAAAGAGGGTGGCTAGGGCCGTGGCAACCAGCAGCAGGTAAAACTCAGGGCCCGGCTGAAACGAAAGTCCGAGGCCCAGACCAGTAAGCAGGGAATTGAAACCATAGAAACCCGACAGTATATTCCGCCGGTTCAGGCCAAGTCCCCAGGCCAGGCCATTGGCCGTAAGCAGCGATAGCAACCCGGCAGCACCTGCATACACATCGAAGAATGAAACCACCATGAGTAAAAGGCCGAACCAGGGATTTTTCGAAAAGAAAACCATGGTGTAGCTGTTCACCGTACTGGTATATACCTTGCTCAGAAGGCCGGCTGGTTCTGACATAAAATCAGTCTGAAATTTGGTTAAGCAGTGGGAATCAGTCGATGTAATCTTTCATTCTCGGATCACTCATAATTGCCTTTTTCAAGCGTTCCTTGCAGTTGTACTTCTTGGTTTTGGCGTAATTCTCCGATCCGTAGCCCATGGTGTCTGCAATGTCCTTTGATGAAAATTTCTGAAGCGAAAGCAGCAGTATCCGCTGGCAATCCTTTTCCATGGCATTGAAATGCTCCCGGTAGATCCTGTATTTCATCTGTTCGGCTTCAGCAGCCTCCCTGGTGGCTGATTCCGGTATGTTAAAGAACTTTTCGATAAGGTCAAAATTGGCGGCTCCCTTACGTTTTGTCTTGAGCTTTTGCATCCATAGATTCCGGCTGATGGAATAAAGGTAGGTCAGGAAAGAACAGGTAAGGTAGAAGTCATCTTTCTGAACATTTTTGAGCACCACGATCAGGGATTCCTGGAAAATATCTTCGGCATCTTCATCATTGCCGGTATTTTTCTTGATCAGGTATCTGATGGTGGGGAAAAACTCCTGGTAAACATGCTTGATGATATAATCGCTGTTGAGCTTAAGCCCCTCCACGATCGCCCTGTCGGAAAAATGTATCATCCAGCCCTTGAATTAATGACTTCTCTTATACTTCACGCAGGGTATAGCCGGAATTGCTCAGGAATAGCCGCTGTTTAGCCCTGCTGTGGTTAAATATGCCCTGTTTGAGATCATAAAATTATAAAATTATGTTTGTTTGGCAAATAATTTTACAAATTATCTGAGTTTAATCAGGTGTTCCGGTATTTTCTCACTTCCGGTCACCGTTTCCATTGTTTCGTGTTCCCTGATCACGTGGGCTTTTCCGTTTTCGCCGATCAACACCACGTTTGGCCTGAGGGTAATAAACTGCATCCACTGGGTTACATTATACGCGCCAGTATGATGGATGACAACCTGATCGTTGATGTTCAGCATCGGCAGGTTGACGCTTTCGCGTACGCAATCGATGTTCATGCACAGGGGACCGTAGAGGGTGGTGTCTTCGCGATGCTGCGAAACGCCCTGAGCGACGGTGACCATGTGCTGGTACCAGAAGGCGGTGAAAAGAAGATTAACGCCGGCGTCGATGATGGTTGCCCTCCTGCCCGATGAAAGCCGTTTATTGGCGATCACGGATGAGATAATAAAACCTGCTTCGTCAACCAGGGCGCGGCCTGTTTCAAGAATCAGCAAAGGCAATTCGCCGGGGCTGAAATGACTGTTAATCAGTGCGCTGCTGATGGCTTCTGCATATTCGTCAAACGAAGGGTTGGTGTCGCTGCCTGGCAGGTATGACCCCTTGAGCGTATTTTTTGAGGCAAATCCGCCACCGATGTCGATGTATTTCAGCTGGTGGTTGAATTTCTGCTGCAGCGACCGGGCCAGATCTGCAAGCTTTGTGGCGGCAACGGCATACGCATTTGCTGTCATGATAAAGGTCCCTATGTGGGTGTGAAGCCCCATCAGCTCAAGCTTGCCTGAGTGCATGATTTTGTTCAGGGCATCCCATGCCTGTCCGTTTTCGTAGTTGAACCCGAAGCGGTCCCACATGGGGTAAATCCCGGTATCCATATTTACCCGGATGGCTACCCTTGGCTTCTGAGAGGTGGTTTCAGCCACTTCAATCAACAGGTACAACTCGTCCAGGTGATCGATGTGTATAAGGCTGCCCTTTTCAGTTGCCATGATCAGTTCTTCCCGGCTTTTACCAGGTCCGTTAAAGATGATTTTTCCCGGATCCACGCCGTTGGCAATGGCTTTATCGTATTCGTAACCGGATACCACTTCCGCCCAGGCTCCCTCCTGATGAAAAATATTGCATACGGCAGCAAGATAATTAGTTTTATACGACCAGGCAAACTGTACTTTAGGGTACCGGGTCGAAAAAGCCCTGAAGGCTTTACGGTAAGTGCTTCTGATCGTATTTTCGGAAAGCACGAACAGGGGGGAGCCATAATTTGCTACCAGTTCTTTAACAGCCATGCCATCAATATGGGTGGTCGGGGCCTGTTCGGTCCTTATCCCTGATTTTCCGGGCATACCAGCTTCCAGTTTTGTTATATGCGGACGTTCATAATGTTTCTTTTCCATATTAATCTTTATTAAAGTTCCCCGTTTACTGAGTAATTTTCAAATTCGCTGCGGTCAACTATCATATCCCAGGCGTACCGGATAAAAAGTTTACCCACTTCGTAGCTTGTATATGGCCCGACCTTCTCGCCAAGGGCCAGCCTGGTGAGCGCTTCAGGGATATTCTGGCCAACACCGACCGCCAGGTAAACCCAGGCCGGAATTCTTGGGTTGATTTCCATCAGAAAATACCGCCCGTCGTTTGATTTCATCATTTCCAGCTCAAATCCCCCTCTCCATCCCGTTGATTCAACAAAACGGCGGGTCAGGCCCAGCAGGTTCTCATCGTCAATACTGATGCCGGCCCAGGCTTTTCCTTTATCCGTGATGTATTGCTTACGCATGGGCACTGCAGCGATGGTATTCCCCCTGCCATCGCCAAGTCCGGTTACATTGTATTCGGTTCCGTGCACAAACTTCTGGAGGATTACCGGATATCCCCATTTCGCAACAATTTTGTTAAAATAGTTGCGGGCCTGTTCCATATTATAGGCAATATAGGCGTCATACCACTTTCCTTTAACCATCAGCGGAAAGTCCAGTTCCTTTTCATGCTTGTATATCTCAGCCTGATCAGTGATGGCTATGCCCAGGGGAACATCAATCCCGTATTTTTCCCCGAATTTTGAAAGGTTAACCTTATGCCGTTCTTCGAATTGCTCAAATGTGGGCAAAAACATATGGATGCCCATCTGCTTAAGCTTTGGCTCAAGTTTCATAAAGGAATAAAGCTCAGCGTCGAAGTTTGGAATGATTACATCGATGTTTTCCCGGCTGTGAATATAGGTCAGTCGTTCCATCAGCTCATCCGTTCCGGCGGTGGGATATGGAATCTGGTAGGTACGGTGGGTGAGGTTGGGCATATAGATGCCTGGCTCCAGCGATTCATATGCGAGTCCGATGATCCGGGCTTCAAAGGATGCAGCTTCGAGCAGTCCCCTGATCACGGCAACGCCCGGGCCGGGACTGTCGATGGCGTTCAGACCGGTAACTGCAATGGTATAGCAGGGCTTATTCATCCTTATCAAGAAGTTGGTACATTTTCATTATTCCGGCGAATTCATGCAGATCTTTCTCAAAACTGTTCCGCTCAACCGCATAGTTTCCGGTAATTTCGTCAATAATCTGTTCCCGGGTAAAACCCTGGCGAAGCAGGTTGATGATTTCGGCTCCGACAGGATTCACGGTAAATGATTCCCCTGTGGAAGGGTTGAAAAGAAACCCGGTGTCGCTGACGGCAATCTGATGTTTGATTTTCATAACCTTTTCAATGGTTTTACATTGTATGACAAAGTAACGCAATAACAACATTCTGTGGTTTATACAATTCTGCGAAAAGCGTATAAGATTTTATTGCCTTCCGCAAACCGGACCTGTGTGGGGGAGTTGAAGTTTTTATAATTACTCCTTTTTCGGGTGTGCGGGAACTGACTGAGGTCCGATCAGATCAACCGGTGTCCGGGAATAACCACCTTTTTTATATTCAGTGACCGATATTCCTGTCACCTGCCTGAACTGTGCCGAAAGGTACTGTACTGAACTGTAGCCAAGCTGAACAGCGATCTCGCTCAGGGTGTATTCGTCGTATTCGATCAGTTCCTTCACTTTTTCGATTTTATGGAGTATGATGAATTTTTCGAGGGTAATATGCTCATACCTTGAAAAAAGGTTGGTAAGGTAAGCATAGGAAAGCCCCAGCCTTTCTACCAGGTAATCGGAATTTCTGATCATTGAATTCACATTTCCCGCTTTGTGAACCAGTTCAATTACCGCAAGTTTTATTTTTTCCACAATCTGATGCTCC
It includes:
- a CDS encoding ATP-grasp domain-containing protein — protein: MNKPCYTIAVTGLNAIDSPGPGVAVIRGLLEAASFEARIIGLAYESLEPGIYMPNLTHRTYQIPYPTAGTDELMERLTYIHSRENIDVIIPNFDAELYSFMKLEPKLKQMGIHMFLPTFEQFEERHKVNLSKFGEKYGIDVPLGIAITDQAEIYKHEKELDFPLMVKGKWYDAYIAYNMEQARNYFNKIVAKWGYPVILQKFVHGTEYNVTGLGDGRGNTIAAVPMRKQYITDKGKAWAGISIDDENLLGLTRRFVESTGWRGGFELEMMKSNDGRYFLMEINPRIPAWVYLAVGVGQNIPEALTRLALGEKVGPYTSYEVGKLFIRYAWDMIVDRSEFENYSVNGEL
- a CDS encoding PqqD family protein is translated as MKIKHQIAVSDTGFLFNPSTGESFTVNPVGAEIINLLRQGFTREQIIDEITGNYAVERNSFEKDLHEFAGIMKMYQLLDKDE
- a CDS encoding type III PLP-dependent enzyme domain-containing protein translates to MEKKHYERPHITKLEAGMPGKSGIRTEQAPTTHIDGMAVKELVANYGSPLFVLSENTIRSTYRKAFRAFSTRYPKVQFAWSYKTNYLAAVCNIFHQEGAWAEVVSGYEYDKAIANGVDPGKIIFNGPGKSREELIMATEKGSLIHIDHLDELYLLIEVAETTSQKPRVAIRVNMDTGIYPMWDRFGFNYENGQAWDALNKIMHSGKLELMGLHTHIGTFIMTANAYAVAATKLADLARSLQQKFNHQLKYIDIGGGFASKNTLKGSYLPGSDTNPSFDEYAEAISSALINSHFSPGELPLLILETGRALVDEAGFIISSVIANKRLSSGRRATIIDAGVNLLFTAFWYQHMVTVAQGVSQHREDTTLYGPLCMNIDCVRESVNLPMLNINDQVVIHHTGAYNVTQWMQFITLRPNVVLIGENGKAHVIREHETMETVTGSEKIPEHLIKLR
- a CDS encoding RNA polymerase sigma factor, which encodes MIHFSDRAIVEGLKLNSDYIIKHVYQEFFPTIRYLIKKNTGNDEDAEDIFQESLIVVLKNVQKDDFYLTCSFLTYLYSISRNLWMQKLKTKRKGAANFDLIEKFFNIPESATREAAEAEQMKYRIYREHFNAMEKDCQRILLLSLQKFSSKDIADTMGYGSENYAKTKKYNCKERLKKAIMSDPRMKDYID
- a CDS encoding tetratricopeptide repeat protein; translation: MKKSMISLMLLMAFATLRVSAQEKVQFEEVFKNSYALENNAEYGKAIEALKKVYDESSYEINLRLGWLTYQAGWFTESIAFYNKSIQLMPMSVEARLGFVLPAAALGNWNQVITRYNEVLKIDPNHYTVNYRMGMIYYSRQEYQTAYKYFEKIANLYPFDYDALHMFGWTNYRMGKLREAKVLFGKALMNRPGDASAKEGYNLIK
- a CDS encoding urea transporter; the encoded protein is MSEPAGLLSKVYTSTVNSYTMVFFSKNPWFGLLLMVVSFFDVYAGAAGLLSLLTANGLAWGLGLNRRNILSGFYGFNSLLTGLGLGLSFQPGPEFYLLLVATALATLFITLAFEGLLSKYALPYLTLPFLIAIWIATLAARNYSTMIPGESGIYTLSTIYERGGPLVVRIYEWFGDVSWPLFIKTYFKSLGAIFFQYHLFAGLLIAAGLLFYSRIAFLLSVTGFASAWGFYLLIGANMNELNYGFIGFNHILTAIAIGGFFMIASGWSFLWVILVTPIISMITAGFAELLGIIQLPVYSLPFNLMVLLFLYAMKFREKMQMKPEPVAVQHYSPELNLYIGQNSGERFRNKSYLPVSLPFFGVWTVNQGHNGEFTHQEEWRHAWDFVITDEAGKEFSGEGAKVSDYYCFDKPVTAPANGWVEEIVDSIDDNPPGEINLGRNWGNTIIIRHSERLYSKLSHLKKGSIKVKQGSYVHQGQVIASCGNSGRSPYPHLHFQLQSTPHIGSATLNYPVSQYLSYQEPVQLKLYEIPLKNEQVSNLAPEPALVKAFHFIPGQNIEYSSDNGTFPDGTWKVNADLYKNQFIEDSSTGAKAYFTTDGSMFFFTHYEGSRDSLLYFFYLSAYKVPMVYHRDLVTRDTFPPSSFGISWARVIQDIVAPFYLFIKPEYKMAITERQEDLAGNRFQLGSSCKLSVAGLNLAGYRFSLIIAENRLQSVSIGSGKINTTVHFKNN
- a CDS encoding helix-turn-helix domain-containing protein; the encoded protein is MQKTTVLYPRNMICSCCFVVIRQLLEKEGATILNIKPGEVEIMYDPLLHNKEFYSELLAAHGFEPIFSREHQIVEKIKLAVIELVHKAGNVNSMIRNSDYLVERLGLSYAYLTNLFSRYEHITLEKFIILHKIEKVKELIEYDEYTLSEIAVQLGYSSVQYLSAQFRQVTGISVTEYKKGGYSRTPVDLIGPQSVPAHPKKE